One window of the Pieris brassicae chromosome 2, ilPieBrab1.1, whole genome shotgun sequence genome contains the following:
- the LOC123720625 gene encoding proton-coupled amino acid transporter-like protein pathetic isoform X1, which translates to MALKAEPGGRGNFRNHTKNQAEEDAFDYVKFRNIPKPTGVIGSIAHMVKGALGGGILGGHVAYMKAGVAIAAPFNILFGIYMGYCLYILVMSAQKLYRRTRVPSMSYPDVGEAAMACFPNPKVARFSRFFRYSIDAIICIDLFGACACYQIIIAKSLKQLVENTQRTSIEGINEGYPSLRVYLACMIIPVILICLITHLKWLAPFSIGANLVVLFIIFVAIYYAFVYNPSFEGLVPITILYQYFEFVGMQVFSMSCAGVVIPIENNMENPKKYPLVLVTGMFLIICCTFNVSFFGYSAFLENCESPITVNFPMTIGPKILKFLIVIMIYITHALNFWPPFNLCFYYLKQRHPEDQLLKWELIYRACFVMLIGVIAVCFPNINALMGFLGTFCLSNMAFIWPNMIYLLTTWERPGLGKYNWRLWKCIVLISIGCFFLVCGSVVNINELMSVFR; encoded by the exons atG GCTTTAAAAGCAGAGCCAGGTGGACGAGGAAATTTCCGTAACCACACTAAAAACCAGGCCGAAGAAGATGCTTTCGACTATGTGAAATTTAGGAATATTCCCAAGCCGACAGG TGTCATTGGATCCATAGCCCACATGGTGAAAGGTGCTTTGGGAGGAGGAATCTTAGGTGGTCACGTTGCTTACATGAAGGCTGGTGTTGCCATAGCTGCACCTTTTAATATCCTCTTTGGCATTTACATGGGTTACTGCTTATAC ATCTTAGTGATGTCAGCCCAAAAGCTGTATCGAAGAACTCGTGTGCCAAGTATGTCCTACCCCGACGTAGGAGAAGCGGCCATGGCTTGCTTTCCAAACCCTAAAGTTGCAAGATTTTCCAGGTTTTTCAG ATACTCCATTGACGCTATCATTTGTATAGATTTATTCGGTGCTTGTGCCTgctatcaaattattatagcGAAATCTCTTAAACAGCTGGTTGAGAACACCCAAAGAACGTCTATAGAGGGGATTAATGAag GGTATCCCAGTCTAAGAGTCTACCTGGCATGCATGATAATACcggtaatattaatatgtttgaTAACTCACTTGAAGTGGTTGGCACCATTTTCTATAGGCGCTAACCTTGTTGTAT TGTTCATCATATTCGTTGCTATCTACTACGCTTTCGTATACAATCCTTCATTTGAAGGCTTGGTTCCGATAACAATACTGTACCAGTACTTTGAATTCGTCGGTATGCAGGTGTTCAGTATGTCATGTGCAGGTGTCGTTATACCGATTGAGAATAACATGGAGAACCCGAAAAAATACCCCCTGGTTCTAGTTACTG GAATGTTTCTTATTATTTGCTGTACGTTTAATGTATCCTTCTTTGGATATTCTGCGTTCTTGGAAAATTGTGAATCGCCTATAACCGTGAATTTCCCTATGACAAT TGGGCCGAAGATCTTAAAGTTCCTGATTGTCATCATGATTTACATTACACACGCGTTGAACTTCTGGCCACCTTTCAACTTGTGCTTCTACTATTTGAAACAGCGACATCCCGAAGACCAGTTGCTGAAATGGGAACTCATATATAGGGCGTGTTTCGTGATGCTAATCGGTGTTATTGCCGTTTGTTTCCCTAATATTAACGCCTTGATGGGAttc CTCGGAACATTTTGTTTGTCCAACATGGCTTTCATTTGGCCCAACATGATTTATTTGCTGACAACTTGGGAACGGCCTGGATTGGGCAAATATAATTGGAGATTGTGGAAATGTATTGTGCTAATTTCAATTGGATGTTTCTTCCTCGTGTGTGGTTCCGTTGTTAATATCAATGAGTTGATGTCTGTGTTTAGATAA
- the LOC123720624 gene encoding proton-coupled amino acid transporter-like protein pathetic isoform X1 — MLTKDNTTFYIFQSKNYVDHGDLPTSKYHSKNEQKEYDFVANRVVRKRNNLFEAVGHFVKSCLGGGILGIHEAFMKCGLWTALFVSIIFGIYISYCLHMLVSAAQKLCKQLHVPEMSYPDVAEASLEVCPFPSLRRYSKWFRYAVDLTIIIDLFGASCVYQIMIAKTIMEVVDNREGSNELDLGRLRLYILALLIPILILCMIRSLKYLAPFSIIGDIFIVICVIATVVYGLRSAPPISTVPGWKDAVGFFEFCGIVVFSLEAIAVILPIENNMKNPKQYPAVIACGMFTVLLFLLPIGFFGYWGFGENCVTPVTLNFPNDVFPTVIKSLIGVMIFLTFALNFWVPFNLVWHYISKRHDPKKHWIWERVYRAIFIVLITIISIVFPNIGNFMGLLGAFALSNMGFIFPAIIDLVIVWERPGLGKWRWRLWRNIAIIFVGILLFFAGTYSNLKGLLTTIL; from the exons atgttaaccaaagacaatactacattTTATATCTTTCAGAGCAAGAATTATGTAGATCATGGTGATCTACCAACATCAAAATACCACAGTAAAAATGAGCAGAAAGAATATGACTTTGTTGCCAACCGTGTTGTACGAAAAcgaaataa CCTCTTCGAAGCAGTAGGTCACTTTGTTAAAAGTTGTCTTGGCGGTGGAATTCTTGGTATCCACGAGGCATTCATGAAATGCGGATTGTGGACCGCCCTTTTTGTGTCTATTATCTTTGGTATCTACATCTCCTATTGCTTACAC ATGTTGGTAAGTGCGGCACAGAAGTTGTGCAAACAGTTACACGTCCCTGAGATGTCGTATCCAGATGTCGCAGAGGCCTCGCTTGAAGTATGTCCTTTCCCCTCATTGAGGCGATATAGCAAATGGTTCAG GTACGCAGTAGACCTAACCATTATCATAGACTTATTTGGAGCATCCTGCGTCTACCAGATAATGATAGCTAAAACTATTATGGAAGTTGTGGACAATCGTGAAGGTTCCAATGAATTGGACCTAGGTAGATTAAGGCTTTACATTTTAGCGTTGTTGATACCgattttaatactttgtatGATACGAAGTTTGAAATATTTGGCCCCGTTTTCTATAATTGGGGATATATTTATTG TGATTTGTGTGATTGCGACTGTTGTGTACGGCCTCAGATCGGCTCCTCCCATTTCCACGGTACCAGGATGGAAGGATGCCGTGGGTTTCTTTGAATTCTGTGGTATTGTTGTATTTAGTCTAGAAGCTATAGCGGTTATCTTaccaatagaaaataatatgaaaaatccTAAACAGTATCCTGCTGTAATTGCATGTG gTATGTTCACAgtgttattatttctattaccAATTGGTTTCTTTGGCTATTGGGGGTTCGGTGAGAACTGCGTTACACCAGTCACTTTGAACTTCCCTAACGATgt GTTTCCGACAGTCATCAAAAGTCTAATCGGAGTTATGATTTTCCTAACATTTGCCCTCAACTTCTGGGTTCCTTTCAATCTGGTCTGGCACTACATATCAAAAAGGCATGACCCCAAGAAACATTGGATTTGGGAGAGAGTGTATAGAGCCATATtcattgtcttaataactattatcTCAATTGTATTTCCTAATATTGGAAACTTTATGGGTTtg CTTGGGGCTTTTGCTTTATCAAACATGGGCTTCATATTCCCAGCCATAATAGACTTAGTCATTGTATGGGAGAGGCCAGGTCTAGGAAAATGGAGATGGCGTCTCTGGAGGAACATTGCTATAATATTTGTTGGAATACTTCTCTTCTTTGCTGGAACTTATTCTAATCTTAAAGGACTATTAACaaccattttataa
- the LOC123720782 gene encoding proton-coupled amino acid transporter-like protein pathetic: MELSTKQTDKQSRLDNVTKPPPQPPPDGSIYNVQSEKEPYDFVANRVPRKRNNFLESTGHLIKGCLGGGILGIHEAFMKSGLWTSLFVSVIFGIYISYCLHMLVSAAQKLYKMLHVPEMSYPDVAEASLQVCPFPSIRKYSKWFRYAVDLTICIDLFGACCVYQIIIAKTVKDIIENTHDTQEIVDLNRLRLYILALLIPILLLCMIRSLKYLAPFTLVADVFIVACVVATIVYGLRTAPPIATVPGWKDALGFFEFCGIVVFSMEGIGVILPIENNMQNPKQYLMVITCGMTIVLLFLITVGFFGYWGFGENSISPVTLNFPSDLFPTVLKGLMGVMIFVTFALNFWAPFNLVWHYVSKKHDPKKHWIWERVYRAGFIVTITAVAIGFPNIGNLMGLLGAFALSNMGFIFPAIIDLLVVWEKPGLGKWKWRLWKNIFIIIVGILLFFAGTYSNVKGLLYHL; this comes from the exons ACAGACAAACAGAGTCGACTAGATAATGTGACAAAACCACCACCGCAGCCACCGCCAGATGGCAGTATATACAATGTGCAATCAGAAAAGGAACCGTATGACTTCGTTGCGAATCGAGTTCCACGGAAAAGAAATAA TTTTCTAGAATCAACTGGACACCTTATAAAGGGATGTCTTGGAGGAGGTATTCTTGGTATCCACGAAGCCTTCATGAAATCTGGACTTTGGACCTCTCTATTTGTATCCGTTATCTTTGGAATATATATCTCCTATTGTTTACAC ATGTTAGTGAGTGCAGCCCAGAAGTTGTACAAAATGTTACACGTCCCAGAGATGTCGTATCCAGACGTAGCGGAGGCTTCTTTACAAGTGTGTCCCTTCCCctcaataagaaaatatagtaaatggTTCag aTACGCCGTGGATTTAACCATTTGTATAGACTTGTTTGGGGCCTGCTGCGTCTACCAGATCATAATAGCGAAGACTGTAAAagatataatagaaaatacacATGACACCCAAGAGATCGTTGACTTGAATAGGTTAAGGCTGTATATTTTGGCCTTATTGATACCTATATTACTGCTTTGTATGATAAGGTCGTTGAAGTACTTGGCCCCATTTACACTGGTTGCTGATGTATTTATTG TGGCATGCGTAGTTGCAACAATAGTATATGGATTGCGAACAGCGCCACCTATCGCTACTGTACCTGGTTGGAAAGATGCCTTAggcttttttgaattttgcgGTATCGTTGTGTTCAGTATGGAAGGCATTGGAGTAATATTGCCCATAGAGAATAATATGCAGAATCCTAAACAATATCTAATGGTAATAACATGCG GTATGACAATAGTACTATTGTTCCTCATAACAGTTGGGTTTTTTGGATATTGGGGCTTTGGTGAAAACTCTATATCGCCGGTCACCTTGAATTTTCCCTCTGATTT ATTTCCAACAGTTCTCAAAGGTTTGATGGGTGTCATGATTTTTGTAACTTTTGCCCTCAACTTCTGGGCGCCTTTTAACCTCGTCTGGCATTATGTATCAAAGAAGCATGACCCAAAGAAACACTGGATTTGGGAGAGAGTGTATAGAGCAGGTTTTATTGTTACTATAACAGCGGTCGCTATAGGCTTTCCCAATATTGGAAACCTTATGGGATtg CTTGGAGCGTTCGCTCTATCAAACATGGGCTTTATATTCCCAGCGATAATCGACTTGTTGGTGGTGTGGGAGAAGCCAGGTCTAGGGAAATGGAAGTGGCGTCTCtggaagaatatttttataataattgttggaATACTTTTATTCTTCGCTGGAACGTATTCTAATGTCAAGGGATTGTTATATCATTTgtag
- the LOC123720625 gene encoding proton-coupled amino acid transporter-like protein pathetic isoform X2, with translation MVKGALGGGILGGHVAYMKAGVAIAAPFNILFGIYMGYCLYILVMSAQKLYRRTRVPSMSYPDVGEAAMACFPNPKVARFSRFFRYSIDAIICIDLFGACACYQIIIAKSLKQLVENTQRTSIEGINEGYPSLRVYLACMIIPVILICLITHLKWLAPFSIGANLVVLFIIFVAIYYAFVYNPSFEGLVPITILYQYFEFVGMQVFSMSCAGVVIPIENNMENPKKYPLVLVTGMFLIICCTFNVSFFGYSAFLENCESPITVNFPMTIGPKILKFLIVIMIYITHALNFWPPFNLCFYYLKQRHPEDQLLKWELIYRACFVMLIGVIAVCFPNINALMGFLGTFCLSNMAFIWPNMIYLLTTWERPGLGKYNWRLWKCIVLISIGCFFLVCGSVVNINELMSVFR, from the exons ATGGTGAAAGGTGCTTTGGGAGGAGGAATCTTAGGTGGTCACGTTGCTTACATGAAGGCTGGTGTTGCCATAGCTGCACCTTTTAATATCCTCTTTGGCATTTACATGGGTTACTGCTTATAC ATCTTAGTGATGTCAGCCCAAAAGCTGTATCGAAGAACTCGTGTGCCAAGTATGTCCTACCCCGACGTAGGAGAAGCGGCCATGGCTTGCTTTCCAAACCCTAAAGTTGCAAGATTTTCCAGGTTTTTCAG ATACTCCATTGACGCTATCATTTGTATAGATTTATTCGGTGCTTGTGCCTgctatcaaattattatagcGAAATCTCTTAAACAGCTGGTTGAGAACACCCAAAGAACGTCTATAGAGGGGATTAATGAag GGTATCCCAGTCTAAGAGTCTACCTGGCATGCATGATAATACcggtaatattaatatgtttgaTAACTCACTTGAAGTGGTTGGCACCATTTTCTATAGGCGCTAACCTTGTTGTAT TGTTCATCATATTCGTTGCTATCTACTACGCTTTCGTATACAATCCTTCATTTGAAGGCTTGGTTCCGATAACAATACTGTACCAGTACTTTGAATTCGTCGGTATGCAGGTGTTCAGTATGTCATGTGCAGGTGTCGTTATACCGATTGAGAATAACATGGAGAACCCGAAAAAATACCCCCTGGTTCTAGTTACTG GAATGTTTCTTATTATTTGCTGTACGTTTAATGTATCCTTCTTTGGATATTCTGCGTTCTTGGAAAATTGTGAATCGCCTATAACCGTGAATTTCCCTATGACAAT TGGGCCGAAGATCTTAAAGTTCCTGATTGTCATCATGATTTACATTACACACGCGTTGAACTTCTGGCCACCTTTCAACTTGTGCTTCTACTATTTGAAACAGCGACATCCCGAAGACCAGTTGCTGAAATGGGAACTCATATATAGGGCGTGTTTCGTGATGCTAATCGGTGTTATTGCCGTTTGTTTCCCTAATATTAACGCCTTGATGGGAttc CTCGGAACATTTTGTTTGTCCAACATGGCTTTCATTTGGCCCAACATGATTTATTTGCTGACAACTTGGGAACGGCCTGGATTGGGCAAATATAATTGGAGATTGTGGAAATGTATTGTGCTAATTTCAATTGGATGTTTCTTCCTCGTGTGTGGTTCCGTTGTTAATATCAATGAGTTGATGTCTGTGTTTAGATAA
- the LOC123720624 gene encoding proton-coupled amino acid transporter-like protein pathetic isoform X2 translates to MELSEKQSKNYVDHGDLPTSKYHSKNEQKEYDFVANRVVRKRNNLFEAVGHFVKSCLGGGILGIHEAFMKCGLWTALFVSIIFGIYISYCLHMLVSAAQKLCKQLHVPEMSYPDVAEASLEVCPFPSLRRYSKWFRYAVDLTIIIDLFGASCVYQIMIAKTIMEVVDNREGSNELDLGRLRLYILALLIPILILCMIRSLKYLAPFSIIGDIFIVICVIATVVYGLRSAPPISTVPGWKDAVGFFEFCGIVVFSLEAIAVILPIENNMKNPKQYPAVIACGMFTVLLFLLPIGFFGYWGFGENCVTPVTLNFPNDVFPTVIKSLIGVMIFLTFALNFWVPFNLVWHYISKRHDPKKHWIWERVYRAIFIVLITIISIVFPNIGNFMGLLGAFALSNMGFIFPAIIDLVIVWERPGLGKWRWRLWRNIAIIFVGILLFFAGTYSNLKGLLTTIL, encoded by the exons atggAGTTAAGTGAAAAACAG AGCAAGAATTATGTAGATCATGGTGATCTACCAACATCAAAATACCACAGTAAAAATGAGCAGAAAGAATATGACTTTGTTGCCAACCGTGTTGTACGAAAAcgaaataa CCTCTTCGAAGCAGTAGGTCACTTTGTTAAAAGTTGTCTTGGCGGTGGAATTCTTGGTATCCACGAGGCATTCATGAAATGCGGATTGTGGACCGCCCTTTTTGTGTCTATTATCTTTGGTATCTACATCTCCTATTGCTTACAC ATGTTGGTAAGTGCGGCACAGAAGTTGTGCAAACAGTTACACGTCCCTGAGATGTCGTATCCAGATGTCGCAGAGGCCTCGCTTGAAGTATGTCCTTTCCCCTCATTGAGGCGATATAGCAAATGGTTCAG GTACGCAGTAGACCTAACCATTATCATAGACTTATTTGGAGCATCCTGCGTCTACCAGATAATGATAGCTAAAACTATTATGGAAGTTGTGGACAATCGTGAAGGTTCCAATGAATTGGACCTAGGTAGATTAAGGCTTTACATTTTAGCGTTGTTGATACCgattttaatactttgtatGATACGAAGTTTGAAATATTTGGCCCCGTTTTCTATAATTGGGGATATATTTATTG TGATTTGTGTGATTGCGACTGTTGTGTACGGCCTCAGATCGGCTCCTCCCATTTCCACGGTACCAGGATGGAAGGATGCCGTGGGTTTCTTTGAATTCTGTGGTATTGTTGTATTTAGTCTAGAAGCTATAGCGGTTATCTTaccaatagaaaataatatgaaaaatccTAAACAGTATCCTGCTGTAATTGCATGTG gTATGTTCACAgtgttattatttctattaccAATTGGTTTCTTTGGCTATTGGGGGTTCGGTGAGAACTGCGTTACACCAGTCACTTTGAACTTCCCTAACGATgt GTTTCCGACAGTCATCAAAAGTCTAATCGGAGTTATGATTTTCCTAACATTTGCCCTCAACTTCTGGGTTCCTTTCAATCTGGTCTGGCACTACATATCAAAAAGGCATGACCCCAAGAAACATTGGATTTGGGAGAGAGTGTATAGAGCCATATtcattgtcttaataactattatcTCAATTGTATTTCCTAATATTGGAAACTTTATGGGTTtg CTTGGGGCTTTTGCTTTATCAAACATGGGCTTCATATTCCCAGCCATAATAGACTTAGTCATTGTATGGGAGAGGCCAGGTCTAGGAAAATGGAGATGGCGTCTCTGGAGGAACATTGCTATAATATTTGTTGGAATACTTCTCTTCTTTGCTGGAACTTATTCTAATCTTAAAGGACTATTAACaaccattttataa
- the LOC123720624 gene encoding proton-coupled amino acid transporter-like protein pathetic isoform X3 translates to MKCGLWTALFVSIIFGIYISYCLHMLVSAAQKLCKQLHVPEMSYPDVAEASLEVCPFPSLRRYSKWFRYAVDLTIIIDLFGASCVYQIMIAKTIMEVVDNREGSNELDLGRLRLYILALLIPILILCMIRSLKYLAPFSIIGDIFIVICVIATVVYGLRSAPPISTVPGWKDAVGFFEFCGIVVFSLEAIAVILPIENNMKNPKQYPAVIACGMFTVLLFLLPIGFFGYWGFGENCVTPVTLNFPNDVFPTVIKSLIGVMIFLTFALNFWVPFNLVWHYISKRHDPKKHWIWERVYRAIFIVLITIISIVFPNIGNFMGLLGAFALSNMGFIFPAIIDLVIVWERPGLGKWRWRLWRNIAIIFVGILLFFAGTYSNLKGLLTTIL, encoded by the exons ATGAAATGCGGATTGTGGACCGCCCTTTTTGTGTCTATTATCTTTGGTATCTACATCTCCTATTGCTTACAC ATGTTGGTAAGTGCGGCACAGAAGTTGTGCAAACAGTTACACGTCCCTGAGATGTCGTATCCAGATGTCGCAGAGGCCTCGCTTGAAGTATGTCCTTTCCCCTCATTGAGGCGATATAGCAAATGGTTCAG GTACGCAGTAGACCTAACCATTATCATAGACTTATTTGGAGCATCCTGCGTCTACCAGATAATGATAGCTAAAACTATTATGGAAGTTGTGGACAATCGTGAAGGTTCCAATGAATTGGACCTAGGTAGATTAAGGCTTTACATTTTAGCGTTGTTGATACCgattttaatactttgtatGATACGAAGTTTGAAATATTTGGCCCCGTTTTCTATAATTGGGGATATATTTATTG TGATTTGTGTGATTGCGACTGTTGTGTACGGCCTCAGATCGGCTCCTCCCATTTCCACGGTACCAGGATGGAAGGATGCCGTGGGTTTCTTTGAATTCTGTGGTATTGTTGTATTTAGTCTAGAAGCTATAGCGGTTATCTTaccaatagaaaataatatgaaaaatccTAAACAGTATCCTGCTGTAATTGCATGTG gTATGTTCACAgtgttattatttctattaccAATTGGTTTCTTTGGCTATTGGGGGTTCGGTGAGAACTGCGTTACACCAGTCACTTTGAACTTCCCTAACGATgt GTTTCCGACAGTCATCAAAAGTCTAATCGGAGTTATGATTTTCCTAACATTTGCCCTCAACTTCTGGGTTCCTTTCAATCTGGTCTGGCACTACATATCAAAAAGGCATGACCCCAAGAAACATTGGATTTGGGAGAGAGTGTATAGAGCCATATtcattgtcttaataactattatcTCAATTGTATTTCCTAATATTGGAAACTTTATGGGTTtg CTTGGGGCTTTTGCTTTATCAAACATGGGCTTCATATTCCCAGCCATAATAGACTTAGTCATTGTATGGGAGAGGCCAGGTCTAGGAAAATGGAGATGGCGTCTCTGGAGGAACATTGCTATAATATTTGTTGGAATACTTCTCTTCTTTGCTGGAACTTATTCTAATCTTAAAGGACTATTAACaaccattttataa